The genome window CCCCGTCCCATCGGCCGGGCCCGCTCCGGGGTCAGGCCGGGCGGCCGGTCAGGCGGCGGCCGGGACCGGCTGGGCGGGTGGCCGGCCGGCGGGGCCGGGACGGGCGCAGGATCAGCCAGAGGACGGGCACGAGGTAGCCGAGGTAGACGGCGACCTGCTCGACCGAGGGCCGCGGGTCCCACCCGAACATGGCGGCGAGGAACTTGCCGACCTCGCTCTGCTGAGTGAGCCACTCGTACCGGCGCAGGTCGTAGACCCCGTTCAGCGAGAACGAGCCGAGGTCGCCGCTGGCCTGGAGGTAGAGCACCGAGCGGGCGGCGAGGCCGGCGGCGAACACGATCAGCACGACGCCGGTGACCGTGAAGAACGCCCGCATCGGCAGCGACCGGCCCCCGACGTAGACCATCCACGCCAGTCCGGTGGCGACGGCCAGGCCGAGCAGGCCGCCGACGAGCACCGACCGGCCCGACTCCTCGGTGGCCGCGGCGATCAGG of Acidimicrobiales bacterium contains these proteins:
- a CDS encoding FTR1 family protein — its product is MTALLIMIREGFEAALVVVIVFAYLRRIGRLDLAGPVWRGVALAMGISVAVGVVVHLTIGDLTGAARLRAFAGISLLALSVLTWMVFWMRRQARALRGEIEERIAGALRSEHIGRALSAVALLAVLREGIEAALFLIAAATEESGRSVLVGGLLGLAVATGLAWMVYVGGRSLPMRAFFTVTGVVLIVFAAGLAARSVLYLQASGDLGSFSLNGVYDLRRYEWLTQQSEVGKFLAAMFGWDPRPSVEQVAVYLGYLVPVLWLILRPSRPRRPATRPAGPGRRLTGRPA